A part of Paenibacillus donghaensis genomic DNA contains:
- a CDS encoding glycoside hydrolase family 65, whose product MDRKSVVNRNHPVLTQLEPRSPLSVGNGEFAFSADFTGLQTFPDAYEIPLGTQSNWGWHYTGGHQVFGEQDIVYQAFETYGRKVLYPMKPEDKEEAYHWLRQNPHRLQLGRISFRLLREDGQEAGAAGTVPVRQELNLWTGVLHSEFTVQGAQVRVETACDPQQDCIAIRVHSRLIREGRLQLFVVFPSPDMTHRSWSKSVFPDWEQDSRHCTELTEVSMASASLRRVLDEDKYAVKWLWDAGRLEQTGPHEFTLLPEAVEDSESWSCSVAFAAREPEPQPAEAVLRASSVHWEEFWNSGAAIDLAGSADPRAAELERRVVLSQFLCAVHSGGSMPPQETGYMYNSWFGKIHLEMHWWHAAHFPLWDRADLLRRSMDWYLTILPEARELARSQGYAGARWPKMVGYNGRQTPSPVAPGLIWQQPHPMALAEMCYSARPERSVLEHYRDIVFEAADFMVSYAHWDGEREAYVLGPPLIPAQENHAMNDSLNPPYELEYWKFGLEIAVRWAERLDQPVNPAWVKVASQMARPRQENGVYLAHENCLGTFTDKNHDHPSMLGALGLLPGSLIDQEIMRNTLLKVKECWDWESAWGWDFPMCAMTAARLGEPELAVDFLLMDATKNTYLPNGHNYQRPGLWAYLPGNGGLLTAVAMMAAGWAGGEERQNPGFPQDGSWSVEWEGLKPLL is encoded by the coding sequence ATGGATCGTAAATCGGTCGTCAACAGGAACCATCCGGTTTTGACACAGCTTGAGCCCAGGTCGCCTTTATCCGTTGGCAATGGAGAATTTGCATTCAGCGCTGATTTTACCGGCCTTCAGACCTTTCCGGATGCCTACGAAATCCCCCTCGGCACACAGTCCAATTGGGGTTGGCATTATACCGGCGGCCATCAGGTCTTCGGAGAACAGGATATCGTCTATCAGGCATTTGAAACCTACGGGCGCAAGGTGCTGTACCCCATGAAACCGGAAGACAAGGAAGAGGCCTACCACTGGCTGCGCCAGAATCCGCACCGGCTTCAGCTTGGGCGGATATCATTCCGGCTGCTGCGGGAAGACGGGCAGGAAGCAGGTGCTGCCGGTACGGTTCCGGTACGTCAGGAATTGAACCTCTGGACTGGTGTCCTGCACAGCGAGTTCACTGTGCAGGGAGCGCAGGTGCGGGTGGAGACAGCTTGTGACCCGCAGCAGGACTGCATAGCCATTCGTGTCCATTCAAGATTAATCCGTGAGGGGCGTCTGCAGCTGTTCGTTGTGTTCCCCTCACCCGATATGACCCACCGGAGCTGGTCCAAATCTGTATTTCCCGATTGGGAGCAGGACAGCAGACACTGTACCGAGCTAACGGAGGTCAGTATGGCTTCCGCTTCGCTGAGACGCGTGCTGGATGAAGATAAATATGCCGTGAAATGGCTCTGGGACGCAGGCCGTCTGGAGCAGACCGGCCCCCATGAATTCACGCTGCTTCCCGAGGCTGTCGAAGACTCCGAAAGCTGGTCCTGCAGTGTGGCTTTTGCTGCCCGGGAGCCGGAGCCGCAGCCAGCAGAAGCTGTTCTGCGCGCAAGCTCGGTCCACTGGGAGGAATTCTGGAACAGCGGAGCCGCAATAGACCTGGCCGGCAGTGCAGACCCCCGTGCTGCCGAGCTGGAGCGCAGGGTGGTGCTGTCCCAGTTCCTGTGCGCCGTGCACAGCGGAGGGTCCATGCCGCCGCAGGAGACCGGCTATATGTACAACAGCTGGTTCGGCAAAATACATCTGGAGATGCACTGGTGGCATGCCGCCCATTTCCCGCTGTGGGACCGTGCCGACTTGCTGCGCAGGAGTATGGATTGGTACCTGACCATCTTGCCCGAAGCTCGTGAGCTGGCCCGTTCCCAAGGTTATGCCGGGGCACGCTGGCCCAAAATGGTCGGCTATAACGGGCGGCAGACCCCGTCACCGGTGGCTCCGGGCTTGATCTGGCAGCAGCCGCATCCGATGGCACTAGCCGAGATGTGTTATTCGGCCCGGCCTGAGCGGTCCGTACTGGAACACTATAGGGACATTGTATTTGAAGCGGCTGACTTTATGGTTTCCTATGCCCATTGGGATGGGGAGAGGGAAGCTTATGTGCTGGGTCCGCCGCTGATCCCCGCACAGGAGAATCATGCCATGAACGACAGTCTGAATCCGCCGTATGAGCTGGAATACTGGAAATTCGGGCTGGAGATTGCCGTCCGGTGGGCAGAGCGGCTGGATCAGCCGGTTAATCCGGCCTGGGTCAAGGTGGCTTCGCAAATGGCGAGGCCCCGGCAGGAGAACGGGGTCTATCTCGCTCACGAGAATTGCCTTGGCACATTTACCGACAAGAACCATGACCATCCCTCGATGCTCGGAGCGCTTGGACTGCTGCCCGGATCGCTGATCGATCAAGAGATTATGCGGAATACACTGCTCAAGGTCAAAGAATGCTGGGACTGGGAATCCGCTTGGGGCTGGGATTTCCCCATGTGCGCCATGACAGCGGCCAGGCTGGGAGAACCGGAGCTGGCGGTGGACTTTCTACTGATGGATGCTACGAAGAACACGTATTTGCCGAATGGACACAACTATCAAAGACCAGGCCTATGGGCGTATTTGCCGGGGAACGGCGGTCTGCTGACAGCTGTCGCCATGATGGCTGCGGGCTGGGCCGGCGGAGAGGAACGGCAAAATCCGGGATTTCCGCAAGACGGAAGCTGGTCGGTGGAGTGGGAAGGGCTTAAACCCCTGCTCTGA
- a CDS encoding oligogalacturonate lyase family protein gives MTKGTVTPAEWKMYHDRITGLPVRQLTDYMAHSHHLYFTENGWYDDWRRLLFVSDRGNSTNLFSIHLDNGEITQLTDYKNNDQLEVCLHPEGTYAYLRQGRAVLSLDLSSLREQLLYECPAGYNIGNLSCTAEGLSVLTCIQEDLSGRLDLVLATDMSAIES, from the coding sequence ATGACGAAAGGGACGGTAACCCCTGCAGAATGGAAAATGTATCATGACCGGATAACCGGACTGCCCGTCCGGCAATTGACGGATTACATGGCGCACAGCCATCATTTGTATTTTACCGAAAACGGCTGGTATGACGATTGGAGACGGCTGCTATTCGTCTCGGACCGGGGCAATTCGACCAATCTGTTCTCGATTCATTTAGACAACGGTGAAATCACGCAGCTTACCGATTACAAGAACAATGACCAGTTGGAGGTCTGTCTCCATCCAGAGGGCACTTATGCATATCTTAGGCAGGGGAGGGCTGTTCTCTCTCTTGACCTGAGCTCACTCCGGGAGCAACTGCTGTATGAATGCCCTGCCGGATATAACATCGGCAATCTCAGCTGCACAGCCGAAGGCTTATCCGTTCTGACCTGTATCCAGGAAGACCTGTCCGGCAGGCTGGATTTGGTCTTGGCAACGGATATGTCGGCCATCGAGAGCTGA
- a CDS encoding oligogalacturonate lyase family protein, whose translation MEAAPSSSILSIDLASGQAKEVYQSDCFITHVNASPTRPWLMTFCHEGPWHLVDHRIWGLNLKTGKVWRIRERLAPGEKVGHEFFFPDGERIGYHGFRPDGTNFFGAIHYDNSDLEETEFHFDTWHAHADGLSQAVADGKGKVKTLTLWRRTGEGNFDVPRVLCELRCSFHSQKVHAHPRFTGQGERIVFTSDRTGYANVYLIDLPQDTSTLPLLES comes from the coding sequence ATGGAAGCTGCGCCTTCCAGCAGCATATTATCCATCGACCTTGCCTCGGGCCAGGCTAAAGAGGTATATCAGTCTGATTGCTTCATTACCCATGTGAATGCATCACCCACCAGGCCATGGTTAATGACCTTCTGTCATGAAGGTCCCTGGCATCTCGTGGATCACCGCATCTGGGGCCTGAACCTTAAGACGGGTAAGGTCTGGAGAATCCGTGAACGGCTGGCTCCCGGTGAGAAGGTGGGACATGAATTCTTTTTCCCGGATGGGGAGCGGATCGGCTATCATGGCTTTCGCCCTGACGGCACCAATTTCTTCGGAGCCATCCATTACGATAATTCAGATCTGGAAGAGACGGAGTTTCACTTTGATACCTGGCACGCCCATGCAGACGGATTATCCCAGGCAGTGGCTGACGGCAAGGGGAAAGTGAAGACCCTGACCCTCTGGCGCAGAACGGGGGAGGGGAACTTTGATGTACCCCGGGTCCTGTGCGAGCTGCGCTGCAGCTTTCATTCGCAGAAGGTGCATGCCCACCCACGGTTCACCGGACAGGGGGAGCGGATTGTTTTTACAAGTGACCGAACGGGGTACGCCAATGTCTATCTCATTGATCTTCCACAGGATACATCCACGCTGCCGTTGCTTGAAAGCTGA